In Archangium violaceum, the following are encoded in one genomic region:
- a CDS encoding HD family phosphohydrolase: MAEPESSPPGPSPLDALAHRFRLSPRWGRRLTSVLLLLAVSVASGFVISPGLYSQQIPALTEDHLGKPFRASSPAGFKAGRDYEIIHQAMTEQRRQEARGAVRPVYDLSPGVVSEVRAGVSGAFTEMRQRLAAAKEPADEVAVAQPVEAQKPPARKPTQAEERERQRRELDALREDFQVLLFGRKDAGLEPEDFQALHAARFSEAVEAATLVLVERAYGFSEPTAVFIASSREELSREGPQGITVRDLRHNGEQMLPGTSPTVVDVREAYMELDRFASIPGNLLPDSPGVQRRAVLRLAKRLVRPNLTINLAETDARRRQAAMAVKDVFISIKKGQRVIGDGELVNETHLVTIRGMRSQTDRLDLVQLQVGGTGLVALLISATYLFCRAAFRRFRPTRKDGLLLGLLLVTMLGLLQLWVSIADAVQDRYAALPLEAFYYAFPVAAGAMLVRFVLSEELALFFALVMACLAGVMLGNSLSFGIYALVGALVAADRITKAKDRVGIFKAGLSTGAVNLLAVFCLFLAEGKGLNSDTAMTAVFAFAGTSLAVPVVVLALTPLIESVFGYASDLKLLELANLNHPALKELIVQAPGTYHHSIIIGTLVENAAEAIGANPLLARSCAYYHDIGKGRNPLYFGENQKGENKHDSLAPAMSAVIIKRHVTEGLEMARQYRLPKLVADAIPQHHGTRLVGYFFHKALKEQEGKEGAQPLDESIYRYPGPKPQFREAALVMIADAVEASTRSLPEPSTPRLHTQVQKMINLIFSEGQLDECDLTLRDLNLIAQSFLHTLEGIYHARPEYPAGALQAGPKGAALTVAGTKQDGKARPAGT; this comes from the coding sequence ATGGCCGAACCGGAATCGTCGCCCCCCGGACCCAGTCCGCTGGACGCACTCGCACACCGCTTCCGGCTCAGTCCCCGGTGGGGTCGACGTTTGACGAGCGTGCTGTTGCTGCTGGCGGTGTCGGTGGCCTCCGGCTTCGTCATCTCCCCTGGCCTCTACAGCCAGCAGATCCCCGCCCTCACCGAGGACCACCTGGGCAAGCCCTTCCGGGCGAGTTCCCCGGCGGGCTTCAAGGCCGGGCGGGACTACGAGATCATCCACCAGGCGATGACCGAGCAGCGGCGCCAGGAGGCGCGCGGCGCGGTGCGGCCGGTGTACGACCTGAGCCCGGGGGTGGTGTCGGAGGTACGCGCCGGGGTGAGCGGGGCCTTCACGGAGATGCGCCAGCGCCTGGCGGCGGCGAAGGAGCCCGCCGACGAGGTCGCGGTCGCCCAGCCGGTGGAGGCGCAGAAGCCCCCGGCGCGCAAGCCGACCCAGGCGGAGGAGCGTGAGCGCCAGCGCCGCGAGCTGGACGCGCTGCGGGAGGACTTCCAGGTGCTCCTGTTCGGGCGCAAGGACGCGGGGCTCGAGCCGGAGGACTTCCAGGCGTTGCACGCGGCGCGCTTCTCCGAAGCGGTGGAGGCGGCCACGCTGGTGCTGGTGGAGCGGGCCTACGGCTTCTCCGAGCCCACGGCGGTGTTCATCGCGAGCTCGCGAGAGGAGCTGTCGCGCGAGGGCCCCCAGGGCATCACCGTGAGGGACCTGCGGCACAACGGCGAGCAGATGCTGCCTGGAACGTCGCCCACGGTGGTGGACGTGCGCGAGGCCTACATGGAGCTGGACCGGTTCGCCTCCATTCCGGGCAACCTGCTGCCGGACTCGCCGGGCGTGCAGCGCCGGGCGGTGCTGCGGCTGGCCAAGCGGCTGGTGCGGCCCAACCTCACCATCAACCTGGCGGAGACGGACGCGCGGCGGCGTCAGGCGGCGATGGCGGTGAAGGACGTCTTCATCTCCATCAAGAAGGGCCAGCGGGTCATCGGCGACGGGGAGCTGGTCAACGAGACGCACCTGGTGACCATCCGGGGCATGCGCTCGCAGACGGACCGGTTGGATCTGGTGCAGCTGCAGGTGGGGGGCACGGGGCTGGTGGCGCTGCTCATCTCGGCGACGTACCTGTTCTGCCGGGCGGCCTTCCGGCGCTTCCGTCCCACACGCAAGGACGGGCTGCTGCTGGGCCTGCTGCTGGTGACGATGCTGGGGCTGTTGCAGCTCTGGGTGTCCATCGCGGACGCGGTGCAGGACCGGTACGCGGCGCTGCCGCTGGAGGCCTTCTATTACGCCTTCCCGGTGGCGGCCGGGGCCATGCTGGTGCGCTTCGTCCTCTCCGAGGAGCTGGCGCTCTTCTTCGCGCTGGTGATGGCGTGCCTGGCCGGGGTGATGCTGGGCAACTCGCTGTCCTTCGGCATCTATGCCCTGGTGGGCGCGCTGGTGGCGGCGGACCGCATCACCAAGGCCAAGGACCGCGTGGGCATCTTCAAGGCGGGCCTGTCCACGGGCGCCGTCAACCTGCTGGCGGTGTTCTGCCTCTTCCTGGCCGAGGGCAAGGGGCTCAACAGCGACACGGCCATGACCGCGGTGTTCGCCTTCGCGGGCACGTCCCTGGCGGTGCCGGTGGTGGTGCTGGCGCTCACCCCGCTCATCGAGTCCGTGTTCGGCTACGCGTCGGACCTGAAGCTGCTGGAGCTGGCCAACCTGAACCACCCGGCCCTCAAGGAGCTCATCGTCCAGGCGCCGGGCACCTACCACCACTCCATCATCATCGGCACGTTGGTGGAGAACGCGGCGGAGGCCATCGGCGCCAACCCGCTGCTGGCGCGCTCGTGCGCGTACTACCACGACATCGGCAAGGGCCGGAATCCGCTCTACTTCGGCGAGAACCAGAAGGGCGAGAACAAGCACGACAGCCTCGCCCCGGCGATGAGCGCGGTCATCATCAAGCGCCACGTCACCGAAGGCCTGGAGATGGCGCGCCAGTACCGGCTGCCCAAGCTGGTGGCGGATGCCATTCCCCAGCACCACGGCACGCGGCTGGTGGGCTACTTCTTCCACAAGGCCCTGAAGGAGCAGGAGGGCAAGGAAGGCGCCCAGCCCCTGGACGAGAGCATCTACCGCTATCCGGGCCCCAAGCCGCAGTTCCGCGAGGCGGCGCTGGTGATGATCGCCGACGCGGTGGAGGCCTCGACGCGCTCGCTGCCCGAGCCCTCCACGCCCCGGCTGCACACGCAGGTGCAGAAGATGATCAACCTCATCTTCTCCGAGGGGCAGCTGGACGAGTGCGATCTGACACTGCGGGACTTGAACCTCATCGCGCAATCCTTCCTGCACACGCTGGAGGGCATCTACCATGCGCGCCCGGAGTACCCGGCGGGCGCGCTGCAGGCGGGCCCCAAGGGGGCGGCGTTGACGGTGGCGGGGACGAAGCAGGACGGCAAGGCGCGCCCGGCGGGCACCTGA
- the ybeY gene encoding rRNA maturation RNase YbeY, with the protein MKLRKGKLIPREDGKRVEEFVGAATTGTESMSVARMLAPPGWSAPARTARFDEVVIVLKGELTLVVDGRSQRIAEGEMGLVPKDHRVVFRNEGQGACDYYSVCAPAFRVELAHFEEEPEEQEDNRVTLQVAHPQGKRFAKLVTELAETFLRKLELTGCELSISLVGDHAIRRLNRTWRKKDKATDVLSFPAGDLPKGTPGPRQLGDVVISLDTAKLQAKEYERTLESEVARYLAHGLLHLLGYDHERPKDAQKMARAEERLLGESGMVGDAVAPRARKLMT; encoded by the coding sequence GTGAAGCTGCGCAAGGGGAAGCTCATTCCCCGCGAGGACGGAAAGCGCGTCGAGGAGTTCGTGGGCGCGGCGACGACGGGCACCGAGTCCATGTCGGTGGCGCGCATGTTGGCGCCGCCGGGCTGGTCCGCGCCGGCGCGCACCGCCCGGTTCGACGAGGTGGTCATCGTCCTCAAGGGCGAGCTGACGCTGGTGGTGGATGGACGCAGCCAGCGGATCGCCGAAGGGGAGATGGGGCTGGTGCCCAAGGACCACCGGGTGGTGTTCCGCAACGAGGGGCAGGGGGCGTGCGACTACTACTCGGTCTGCGCGCCGGCCTTCCGGGTGGAGCTGGCCCACTTCGAGGAGGAGCCCGAGGAGCAGGAGGACAACCGGGTGACGCTGCAGGTGGCGCACCCGCAGGGCAAGCGCTTCGCGAAGCTGGTGACGGAGCTGGCGGAGACGTTCCTGCGCAAGCTGGAGCTGACGGGGTGCGAGCTGTCCATCTCCCTGGTGGGAGACCACGCCATCCGCCGGCTCAACCGCACGTGGCGCAAGAAGGACAAGGCGACGGACGTGCTGAGCTTCCCGGCGGGAGACCTGCCCAAGGGGACTCCGGGACCGAGGCAGCTCGGAGACGTGGTCATCTCGCTGGACACGGCGAAGCTGCAGGCGAAGGAGTACGAGCGCACGCTGGAGTCCGAGGTGGCGCGCTACCTGGCGCACGGGCTGCTGCACCTGCTGGGGTATGACCACGAGCGCCCCAAGGACGCGCAGAAGATGGCGCGCGCCGAGGAGCGGCTGCTGGGCGAGAGCGGCATGGTGGGCGACGCGGTGGCTCCGCGGGCCCGCAAGCTCATGACCTGA
- a CDS encoding MarR family winged helix-turn-helix transcriptional regulator, whose protein sequence is MKAIDEAGVPSTADEIQKAPLGEVLEFMRLLWAVDHQLKSTSKLMESKLGLTGPQRLVLRLVGRYPGITAGRLARILHVHPSTLTGVMKRLEKRGHVERTPDPLDARKARFSLTQAGRELDVPTTGTVEAAVERALSRVPEAQLVGAQDVLTAIAEELGVGSAPLRQEPSHSFSLRAG, encoded by the coding sequence ATGAAGGCAATTGACGAGGCCGGCGTTCCTTCCACCGCGGACGAGATCCAGAAGGCCCCTCTGGGCGAGGTGCTGGAGTTCATGCGCCTGTTGTGGGCCGTGGATCATCAGCTGAAATCGACCTCGAAGCTCATGGAGTCCAAGCTGGGACTGACGGGCCCTCAGCGGCTGGTGCTCCGGCTCGTGGGCCGCTACCCCGGCATCACCGCGGGCCGACTCGCGCGAATCCTCCATGTCCACCCCAGCACGCTCACCGGCGTCATGAAGCGCCTGGAGAAGCGGGGCCATGTCGAGCGCACGCCGGATCCGCTCGACGCGCGCAAGGCGCGCTTCTCCCTCACCCAGGCGGGCCGTGAGCTGGACGTCCCCACCACCGGCACCGTGGAGGCCGCCGTGGAGCGGGCGCTCTCCCGCGTGCCGGAAGCCCAGCTGGTGGGTGCCCAGGACGTGCTCACCGCGATCGCCGAGGAGCTGGGCGTCGGCAGCGCCCCGCTGCGTCAGGAGCCCTCCCACTCCTTCTCGCTTCGAGCCGGGTGA
- a CDS encoding acyltransferase family protein, which translates to MGTPLRAENDRRPDLDWLRVVAILLLHLFHTGMMFNSWDWHLKSPEPLTVLEPPMEFLHYVRMPLLMFISGVGTAIALGRRSAGAFAWDRTKRLLGPVLFGMVVVVPPQIYIERLQHGSFQGSYLDFLPSVFQFVPYPEGSTSWHHLWFVVYLFIYCLLTLPLLAWLRTARGQTFIARADAWLARGWNVALLFLPLALGRLLLRRYPETHALVDDPNTFVYYGQLFLLGHLLGRCSRVWEHLVARRRALLLATAVLFALMVHPSEYPLVPEVLGTYALVWGVLLTALAYARAHITARRPWLAHAQELSYPFYILHQTVIIVVGYLLLSLRVGPWALFGGVLAGSFLATWGLCELIARVRWLRPCFGMKPARARDPARVAPEPVEGQSVHTA; encoded by the coding sequence ATGGGTACACCGCTTCGCGCCGAGAATGACCGCCGCCCCGACCTGGACTGGCTCCGGGTGGTGGCCATCCTGCTGCTGCACCTGTTCCACACGGGCATGATGTTCAACTCGTGGGACTGGCACCTGAAGAGCCCCGAGCCCCTCACGGTGCTGGAGCCGCCCATGGAGTTCCTCCACTACGTGAGGATGCCGCTGCTGATGTTCATCTCCGGAGTGGGCACGGCCATCGCCCTGGGCCGGCGCTCGGCGGGCGCCTTCGCGTGGGACCGCACGAAGCGCCTCCTGGGGCCGGTGCTGTTCGGCATGGTCGTGGTGGTGCCTCCGCAGATCTACATCGAGCGGCTCCAGCACGGGTCCTTCCAGGGCAGCTACCTGGATTTCCTCCCGTCGGTGTTCCAGTTCGTGCCGTACCCCGAGGGCAGTACGAGCTGGCATCACCTCTGGTTCGTGGTCTACCTCTTCATCTACTGCCTGCTGACCCTGCCGCTCCTCGCGTGGCTGCGGACGGCGCGAGGCCAGACCTTCATCGCCCGGGCCGACGCGTGGCTCGCCCGGGGGTGGAACGTGGCGCTCCTCTTCCTGCCGCTGGCCCTGGGCCGCCTGCTGTTGCGCCGCTACCCGGAGACCCACGCCCTCGTCGATGATCCGAACACCTTCGTCTACTACGGCCAGCTCTTCCTGCTGGGCCATCTGCTCGGCCGCTGCTCGCGGGTCTGGGAGCATCTGGTGGCGCGGCGGCGCGCGCTGTTGTTGGCCACCGCGGTGCTCTTCGCCCTCATGGTGCACCCCTCCGAGTATCCGCTCGTGCCCGAGGTGCTCGGCACCTACGCGCTCGTGTGGGGGGTCCTGCTCACGGCGCTCGCGTACGCCCGTGCGCACATCACGGCCCGCCGCCCCTGGCTCGCCCATGCGCAGGAGCTGTCCTATCCCTTCTACATCCTCCACCAGACGGTGATCATCGTCGTGGGGTACCTGCTCCTGTCCCTCCGGGTGGGACCCTGGGCCCTCTTCGGAGGGGTGCTCGCCGGGTCGTTCCTGGCGACCTGGGGCCTGTGTGAGCTCATCGCCCGGGTGCGCTGGCTGAGGCCCTGCTTCGGGATGAAGCCGGCGCGGGCCCGAGACCCGGCCCGCGTGGCACCGGAGCCCGTGGAGGGACAATCCGTGCATACTGCCTGA
- a CDS encoding sensor histidine kinase, translating into MLALFGLLLAMGLWQGSAVRLNLLGDGSRQPWSRPFLWELTGSLSAWLCLPIIRVAVLNAPGPRVGWARFLGLHGVAFLLYTALHITVMVGSRHLLYPWLGWGAYEYGPLVFRVPMEVQKDLIGYAVVATVWSFLDTMRERQARALHAARLEGELRTAQLQSLTGQLNPHFLFNALNTVSAVMYEDLSRTDRLLSDLGQLLRASLEHAGPTWTLAEERTHTQRFVDILTARFGERLRVRWEVAPGLEPVQVPRFALQTLVENAVKHNQDRREPLEVRIRARGEGGGWALEVEDTGRGLGEPSPAGGTGVGLEHLTRVLALLHGERARLERGSGPEGGARVTLLLPREVTV; encoded by the coding sequence GTGCTCGCATTGTTCGGCCTCCTGCTGGCCATGGGCCTGTGGCAGGGCAGCGCGGTGCGCTTGAATCTCCTGGGCGATGGCAGCCGGCAGCCCTGGTCCCGGCCGTTCCTCTGGGAGCTGACCGGAAGTCTCTCGGCCTGGCTCTGTCTGCCCATCATCCGGGTGGCGGTGCTCAACGCGCCGGGCCCGCGCGTGGGGTGGGCCCGTTTCCTGGGGCTGCACGGGGTGGCGTTCCTGCTCTACACCGCCCTCCACATCACGGTGATGGTCGGCTCCCGCCATCTGCTCTATCCGTGGCTCGGCTGGGGCGCGTACGAGTACGGGCCGCTGGTCTTCCGCGTCCCCATGGAGGTGCAGAAGGATCTCATCGGCTACGCGGTGGTCGCCACCGTCTGGAGCTTCCTGGACACGATGCGGGAGCGCCAGGCGCGGGCCCTGCACGCCGCCCGGTTGGAGGGAGAGCTGCGGACGGCGCAGCTCCAATCGCTCACCGGTCAGCTCAACCCGCACTTCCTCTTCAATGCCCTCAATACCGTGAGCGCGGTCATGTACGAGGACCTGTCCCGCACGGATCGGCTGCTGAGCGATCTCGGGCAGTTGCTGAGGGCGAGCCTGGAGCATGCGGGGCCGACCTGGACGCTGGCCGAGGAGCGGACGCACACCCAGCGGTTCGTGGACATCCTCACGGCGCGTTTTGGCGAGCGCCTGCGGGTGCGCTGGGAGGTGGCGCCGGGACTGGAGCCGGTCCAGGTTCCCCGCTTCGCGCTGCAGACGCTGGTGGAGAACGCGGTGAAGCACAATCAGGATCGGCGCGAGCCGCTGGAGGTGCGCATCCGTGCGAGAGGGGAGGGCGGAGGCTGGGCCTTGGAGGTGGAGGACACGGGGCGGGGCCTCGGGGAGCCCTCTCCCGCCGGGGGGACGGGGGTGGGCCTGGAGCACCTCACGCGGGTGCTCGCGCTCCTCCACGGAGAGCGCGCCCGGTTGGAGCGGGGCAGCGGTCCCGAGGGAGGCGCGCGCGTGACGCTGCTGCTGCCCCGGGAGGTGACGGTATGA
- a CDS encoding LytR/AlgR family response regulator transcription factor: MTPPRVLVVDDEAPARAKVKRLLADDPRFQLVGEAADGNEALSRVESLRPELLILDVQMPGLTGFEVLEVLGPEACPQVIFSTAYDQYALKAFDAHAVDYLLKPYDAERFQKALDKAHARLVGGRQDAERLEALLAGLSRAREPGRPLERLVVKVGEAWVPLRLDRVFRLSAEDKYVRLHTDQGEHLVRQGLKALEERLDPERFVRVHRGEIIQLDAVARLEPWTHGDGILVLKDGSTVVLSRTYRQAFLERWGLEGGS; this comes from the coding sequence ATGACGCCCCCGCGCGTGCTGGTGGTGGACGACGAGGCCCCGGCCCGGGCCAAGGTGAAGCGCCTGCTGGCGGACGACCCGCGCTTCCAGCTGGTGGGCGAGGCGGCCGACGGGAACGAGGCCCTCTCGCGGGTGGAGTCATTGCGGCCGGAGCTGCTCATCCTGGACGTGCAGATGCCGGGCCTCACTGGCTTCGAGGTGTTGGAGGTGCTGGGGCCCGAGGCCTGTCCCCAGGTGATCTTCTCCACCGCGTACGACCAGTACGCGCTGAAGGCCTTCGATGCGCACGCGGTGGACTACCTGCTCAAGCCGTACGATGCCGAGCGCTTCCAGAAGGCACTGGACAAGGCTCACGCGCGGCTCGTGGGGGGGCGCCAGGACGCGGAGCGGCTCGAGGCGCTGCTGGCGGGCCTGTCGCGAGCCCGGGAGCCGGGGCGTCCATTGGAGCGGCTGGTGGTGAAGGTGGGGGAGGCCTGGGTGCCGCTGCGCCTGGATCGGGTCTTCCGCCTCTCGGCGGAGGACAAGTACGTGCGCCTCCACACGGACCAGGGCGAGCACCTGGTCCGCCAGGGACTGAAGGCGCTGGAGGAGCGGTTGGATCCGGAGCGCTTCGTGCGGGTGCACCGCGGGGAGATCATCCAGCTGGACGCCGTGGCGCGTCTGGAGCCCTGGACGCACGGGGACGGCATCCTCGTGCTGAAGGACGGCAGCACGGTGGTGCTCAGCCGGACGTACCGTCAGGCCTTCCTGGAACGGTGGGGCCTGGAGGGGGGGAGCTGA
- a CDS encoding DUF4105 domain-containing protein → MPRLAPLLTCLLGLLLLVAHPAHAQEMPPWGTGESRGEDLSIYLVTFGPGDDVASWWGHGSLVVEDHKAQQARLYNYGMFSFDQTMLLRYAMGRLEFWVDDASPGATFRFYRSLNRDVRLQELNLSVAQRVELARLLAVNVLPENRNYLYQHYSDNCVTRLRDGIDKVLGGQLQQAMSTPGRMTLRDHVRRYTSVGPPMSLLLDFLMNDEIDQPITRWQEAFLPDELERQVAEMQVVGEDGQKHPLVARNMTSYASQGRPQTPEQPPKYGPVLLVLGLVFGGGAVGLSLWHRRSGARAPRLLLGLQNVLVGLVLGIPGFALFIMWLFTEHTVTHRNENLFLANPLTLLALPLGIQLIFGSARAPERLRRLWLVLAGLGLLGLVLKALPMFDQDNWRLIALILPISAGMAGALRLGRAPAAARAPDALASSLKAS, encoded by the coding sequence ATGCCCCGCCTTGCTCCATTGCTGACCTGCCTGCTCGGCCTGCTCCTACTGGTTGCACACCCGGCACATGCCCAGGAGATGCCTCCCTGGGGGACGGGCGAGAGCCGGGGCGAGGACCTGAGCATCTACCTGGTCACCTTCGGGCCGGGCGATGACGTGGCGTCGTGGTGGGGGCACGGCTCGCTGGTGGTGGAGGACCACAAGGCCCAGCAGGCGCGCCTCTACAACTACGGGATGTTCTCCTTCGACCAGACCATGCTGCTGCGCTACGCGATGGGGCGGCTCGAGTTCTGGGTGGACGACGCGAGTCCCGGGGCCACGTTCCGCTTCTACCGGTCGCTGAACCGGGACGTGCGGTTGCAGGAGCTGAACCTGTCGGTGGCGCAGAGGGTGGAGCTGGCGCGGCTGCTGGCGGTGAACGTGCTGCCGGAGAACCGCAACTACCTGTACCAGCACTACAGCGACAACTGCGTGACGCGGCTGCGCGATGGCATCGACAAGGTGCTGGGCGGGCAGCTCCAACAGGCGATGAGCACTCCGGGGCGGATGACGCTGCGCGACCACGTGCGCCGCTACACGTCGGTGGGCCCGCCCATGAGCCTGCTGCTCGACTTCCTGATGAACGATGAAATCGACCAGCCCATCACCCGCTGGCAGGAGGCCTTCCTCCCGGACGAGCTGGAGCGGCAGGTGGCGGAGATGCAGGTGGTGGGGGAGGACGGGCAGAAGCACCCGCTGGTGGCGAGGAACATGACCTCCTACGCCTCGCAGGGCCGTCCCCAGACGCCCGAGCAGCCGCCGAAGTACGGGCCGGTGCTGCTGGTGCTGGGCCTCGTGTTCGGCGGTGGCGCGGTGGGCTTGTCCCTCTGGCACCGGCGGAGCGGAGCCCGGGCGCCCCGCCTCCTGCTCGGCCTGCAGAACGTCCTGGTGGGTCTGGTGCTGGGGATTCCGGGTTTTGCCTTGTTCATCATGTGGCTGTTCACCGAGCACACGGTGACGCACCGCAATGAGAACCTCTTCCTGGCCAACCCGCTCACGTTGCTGGCGCTGCCGCTGGGCATCCAGCTGATCTTCGGCTCGGCGCGGGCGCCCGAGCGGCTGCGGCGCTTGTGGCTGGTGCTGGCCGGGTTGGGGCTCCTGGGCCTGGTGCTGAAGGCGCTGCCGATGTTCGACCAGGACAACTGGCGCCTCATCGCGCTCATCCTGCCCATCTCGGCGGGCATGGCCGGGGCGCTGCGGCTGGGCCGGGCTCCGGCGGCGGCCCGGGCACCGGACGCGCTGGCTTCTTCCCTGAAGGCTTCCTAA
- the prfB gene encoding peptide chain release factor 2 (programmed frameshift) — translation MANDSMEKINGLRERLLALRGHLDLDRKRSRIALIERESTLPTFWDDNTKAQAMLKEKSTLESSVNSFEKTLRGLDDAQVLFELAAEVNDADSAKEAEDSLTTLETEVSKLELARMLSGEQDRSNCFMDINAGAGGTDSMDWAAMLMRMYTRYCEQKGWKVELNDSVPGEEAGFKNVSLRIEGEFAYGYLKAEVGVHRLVRISPFDANARRQTAFASVDVYPEVDDSIQIDIPEKDYELKFIRGGGAGGQKVNKTSSTAQLRHLPTGILITCQTERSQSANKDMAFKILRARLYEMELKKREAEQAAAEAQKKDISFGSQIRSYVLAPYRMVKDLRTGMETGNVDAVLDGELEEFVTAQLMGVKNPNRNIPE, via the exons ATGGCGAACGACTCGATGGAGAAGATCAACGGCCTTCGGGAGCGCCTGCTGGCGCTCCGGGGGCATCTT GACCTCGACCGCAAGCGGTCACGTATCGCGCTGATCGAGCGCGAATCCACGCTCCCCACCTTCTGGGACGACAACACCAAGGCGCAGGCGATGCTCAAGGAGAAGTCCACGCTGGAGTCGAGCGTGAACTCCTTCGAGAAGACGCTGCGCGGCCTGGACGACGCGCAGGTGCTCTTCGAACTGGCGGCCGAGGTCAACGACGCCGACAGCGCGAAGGAGGCCGAGGACTCGCTCACCACGCTGGAGACGGAGGTGTCCAAGCTGGAGCTGGCGCGGATGCTCTCGGGCGAGCAGGACCGGTCCAACTGCTTCATGGACATCAACGCGGGCGCGGGCGGCACGGACTCGATGGACTGGGCCGCGATGCTCATGCGCATGTACACGCGCTACTGCGAGCAGAAGGGCTGGAAGGTCGAGCTCAACGACTCGGTGCCGGGTGAAGAGGCGGGCTTCAAGAACGTCTCGCTGCGCATCGAGGGCGAGTTCGCCTACGGCTACCTCAAGGCGGAGGTGGGGGTGCACCGGCTGGTGCGCATCAGCCCCTTCGACGCCAACGCGCGCCGGCAGACGGCGTTCGCCTCGGTGGACGTGTACCCGGAGGTCGATGACTCCATCCAGATCGACATCCCGGAGAAGGACTACGAGCTGAAGTTCATCCGCGGTGGCGGCGCGGGCGGTCAGAAGGTGAACAAGACCTCCTCGACGGCGCAGCTGCGCCACCTGCCCACCGGCATCCTCATCACCTGCCAGACGGAGCGCTCGCAGTCGGCCAACAAGGACATGGCGTTCAAGATCCTCCGGGCCCGGCTCTACGAGATGGAGCTGAAGAAGCGTGAGGCCGAGCAGGCGGCGGCCGAGGCGCAGAAGAAGGACATCTCCTTCGGCTCGCAGATCCGCTCCTACGTGCTGGCGCCCTACCGCATGGTGAAGGACCTGCGCACCGGCATGGAGACGGGCAACGTGGACGCGGTGCTGGATGGTGAACTGGAGGAGTTCGTCACCGCCCAGCTGATGGGGGTGAAGAACCCCAACCGGAACATCCCCGAGTAG
- a CDS encoding sigma-70 family RNA polymerase sigma factor, with the protein MSSSEVLGMEREGMPVTGEAEAAVREERLLLARLRRGEPEAFEALVRANQDRLFDFCVRMVGDREEANDLVQDIFVSAHQNLSRFREDAKLSTWLFRIGKNHCINRLKYLKRRGRGRSEEYGEQSEGALAEALGAQPGPDAALESAREQARVQWAISKLEPDARMLVALRDIEGLSYEEIVDITELALGTVKSRLHRAREKLADLLGRLEE; encoded by the coding sequence GTGTCTTCGAGCGAGGTGCTCGGGATGGAGCGGGAGGGGATGCCGGTGACCGGCGAGGCCGAGGCCGCCGTGCGCGAGGAGCGCCTGCTGCTGGCGCGGTTGCGGCGGGGCGAGCCGGAGGCCTTCGAGGCGCTGGTGCGGGCCAATCAGGACCGGCTCTTCGACTTCTGCGTGCGGATGGTGGGGGATCGCGAGGAGGCGAACGATCTGGTGCAGGACATCTTCGTGAGCGCCCACCAGAACCTGTCGAGGTTCCGGGAGGACGCGAAGCTGTCCACGTGGCTGTTCCGGATAGGAAAGAACCACTGCATCAACCGGCTGAAGTACCTGAAGCGGCGGGGGAGGGGACGGTCGGAGGAGTACGGCGAGCAGAGTGAGGGGGCGTTGGCGGAGGCGTTGGGGGCGCAGCCGGGGCCGGACGCGGCATTGGAGTCGGCGCGGGAGCAGGCGCGGGTGCAGTGGGCCATCTCGAAGCTGGAGCCGGACGCGCGGATGCTGGTGGCGCTGCGGGACATCGAGGGACTGTCGTACGAGGAGATCGTCGACATCACCGAGCTGGCGTTGGGAACCGTGAAGAGTCGGCTCCACCGGGCGCGGGAGAAGCTGGCGGATCTCCTGGGACGGCTTGAGGAATGA
- a CDS encoding anti-sigma factor family protein, giving the protein MSAQLSHRETKALFIALADEELPAEKEQAVRSHLEECGECQKGWQSYSSTVLRLRKVEKEKAPPALTSMVMTRLKRQRRFGLKRLHLAHAQYRLPVEVLIPLLIAAAVGAFLIMSAP; this is encoded by the coding sequence ATGTCAGCACAGCTCAGCCACCGCGAGACCAAGGCCCTGTTCATCGCGCTCGCCGACGAGGAGCTTCCCGCCGAGAAGGAGCAGGCGGTGCGCTCGCACCTGGAGGAGTGTGGCGAGTGCCAGAAGGGCTGGCAGAGCTATTCGAGCACCGTGTTGCGGCTGCGGAAGGTGGAGAAGGAGAAGGCTCCGCCGGCGCTGACCTCGATGGTGATGACGCGGCTGAAGCGGCAGCGGCGCTTCGGGCTGAAGCGGCTGCACCTGGCGCACGCGCAGTACCGGCTCCCGGTGGAGGTGCTCATCCCGCTGCTCATCGCGGCGGCGGTGGGCGCCTTCCTCATCATGTCCGCGCCCTGA